From Bradyrhizobium sp. sBnM-33:
GGCGAAGCCGATGCTGACGCCGCACACCAGCGTGCCGCGCTGCTTGACCGTATCGAGCGTTGCGGCTTGCGCCATCAAGCCCGACACAGCGAGCAAGCCTGTAGCGATGATAATTCTCTTCATTCTGCTCCTCCTAATGACCAACACTCTTCAAGGCCGAGTCGACGGCGTGCCCCAGCCGGTCGACGATCATGTCGATATCGTCGGATGTCGCGATATAGGGCGGCGCCAGCAGGACGTGGTCGCCGCTGCGGCCATTCACCGTTCCACCCGAGGGATAACAGGCAAGGCCGCCTTCGAACGCGGCGGCCTTGATCCGCTGGTTGAGCTTGAGTGCGGGATCGAACGGCGCGCGGGTGGCGCGATCGGCGACGAGCTCAATCGCCTGGAACAGGCCCCGCCCCCTGATATCGCCCACATGGCGGTGATTGCCGAAACGCTCGGTCAGGCGCCGTTCGAGCTGGTGGCCAAGATCCTTAACCCTGTCGAGCAGGTGCTCGTCATCGATCACCCGCTGCACCTCGAGCGCCGCAGCACAGGCGAGCGGATGCGCCAGGTAGGTGTGACCATGCTGGAATGCGCCCGAGCCCTCCCGGATCGTGTCCACGATGCGCCCACTGGCGAGCATCGCACCGATCGGCTGATAACCGCCGCCGAGCCCCTTGGCGATCGCCTGGATATCGGGGGCGATGCCCTCCTGCTCCCAGGCGTGGCGCGTGCCGGTGCGGCCCATGCCGCACATCACTTCGTCCAGGATCAAGAGCGCGCCATGCCGGTTGCAGATCTCACGGACGGCGCGGAAGTATCCCTCCGGCGCCGGCACGCATCCGGCGGTGGCGCCCACCACCGGCTCCGCGATGAATGCCGCCACCGTATCCGGACCAAGGCGCTGGAATTCGGCTTCGAGCTCGGCCGCCAGTCGCGTCACGAAATCCGTCTCGGATTCACCGTCGCGTTTTTCGTGATAGGCGAAGGCCGGCGTCACGTGGCTGAAAGCCGCCGACAATAGCGGCGCGTAGGGCTCGCGCCGCCAGGTATTGCCGCCTGCGGCAAGCGCACCCAGGGTATTGCCGTGATAGCTCTGGCGGCGCGCAATGAAGCGCTGGCGTTGCGGCTGGCCGGTTTCGACAAAATATTGCCGCGCCAGCTTGATGCTGGCCTCGATCGCCTCCGAGCCGCCGCTGACGAGATAGGCGTAGGCCAGACCGCCGGGCTCGTCGCCGACGAGCGCCTCAGCCAGCGCTTCGGCAGGCTCCGACGAGAAGAACCCGGTATGGGCAAAGGCCAGCTTCGATGCCTGCCGCGTTATGGCCTCTAGCACGCGAGGGTGCTGGTGGCCGAGGCAGGAGACGGCCGCGCCGCCGGAAGCATCCAGAATCCGCCTGCCATCCTCGGCGATCAGCCAGACGCCATCGCCGCCGATGGCCTTCGGCGGCGTCTCACGCAGGCTTCGGTGCAGTAACCGGCTTTTGCTGGCTGCCATGACGATCAACCTTTCTCCGCAACATATTGCGACAGCGCGGCCAACCGGCCTTCGGTCTCTTCGAGGCGCCGCTTGGCGCCGGTGCCGCCCAGCACGAAGGTCACGGCGGCCAGCGACTGCGCGATGGCAATGGCGCCGGTGAGGCTCGGAAAGAATCCTGGCGATGCCGCCGCCTCATAGAGCAACAGATGATCGGCCCCCTCCGCCATCGGCGCCGTAATCGTATCGGCAATCGCAACCAGTGTGGCGCCGGAATCATGGGCCGCCCGCGCCGACAAAACGCTTGCCCTCGAATAGGGCGCAAACCCGATAACAACGACGGCATCGCCGCTGTGGAACGCACCCAGATCGAGATCCTCAGGCCCCGAGCCGCCGACCAGATGCACCGCATCCGGCCGGAACAAGCGAAGCTGATAATTGAGCAATTCCGCAACGCTGCGGCAGCTCCGAAACCCGGCGATCCAGATGCGCCGCGCGGCGTGCAGAGCCTTGGCCGCGTTGGCCACCGAGCCGGCCGAAATGCGCGCAAGACCTGCCGCCTCGGCTTCCAGCTTGTCGGAGACCAGCGATATCTCGGCGTTGGGCCCTTTACGGCCGCCTTTGGCGCGACCTGAAAACGGCGAAGATTGCGCAGGCCGGCGAGCCTCGGTCAGCGCGGCGCGCAATTCGTCCCATCCGGAATAGCCGAGCGCTTTTGCGAGCCGGGTGAAAGCGGCGGGGTCGGCGCCGGCCTCGGCGGCAAGATCACGCATCGAGCGCGTGGTGGCGTCATAGTCATTGGCGGCAACGAACCGGCCGACTTGCTGCAGCCGCATCGGCAACGATGGCAGCGCACTGCACAAATCGTTCAGCGGCGAGGATTTCGGCCGGGGCTGCGCCATGAAACATATGTTGCATAAAATCCGTTTTGGCGCAACATTTGAAATGCGCCTCTCGGACGCATGGCCGAAGATCGCTGCTGGAAGGACCGCTGCTGCAAGACATCGTTGCCTGAAGTCATCGCTGCTTAAGTCGAGGATCCTTGTGCCGACATCCACGCCCGAATTCCCTCGTCGTCGGCGGATGCGCCTCCGCCCGAACCGCCAGCAGGTCAACGGGCTGGTCTGGCAAATCGTGGTGGTCGCCATCGCGGTCGCGATCATTGGCTGGCTCTGGTCCAACGCCCTGCACAATTTATCGGTACGCCGGATTTCGACCGGCTTCGCTTTTCTCGGCCGTGAAGCCGGAATGCCGATCGCGGATACCTGGCTTGCCTACAGCCCCAGGGATCCTTACGTCCGCGCCTTCATCGTCGGCATCGTCAATACGCTCCGCGTCGCGGTCATCGGCATCGTGCTCGCGACGGTGCTTGGCACGCTGATCGGCATCGCGCGGCTGTCGTCGAACTGGCTATTGTCGCGGCTGGCTGCGGTCTACGTCGAAGTGCTACGCGACGTTCCGCTGCTGCTGCAGTTGTTGTTCTGGTACGTGCTGATGCAGGGACTTCCGGCGGCACGCGCGGCCTGGAAGCCGATCGAAGGCGTCTTTCTGTCGAACAGAGGCCTGGTGTTGCCGGCGATTCCGCTCGAGGGAGCAAATCTGTGGGTCATCGCTACGGCCGCGGCCGGCCTGGGCGCCCTGTATCTGTTGCGGCGGCAGTTAGTGGCGCGGCAAATGGCCGACGGCATAGCGCGCCCGCTCTGGCCCTATGCGCTCGCCCTGCTCGTAGGCCTGCCGGCGCTGGTGTCGTTCGGTCTCGGCGCGTCGTGGACCATCACGCTGCCCGAACTGCGCGGCTTCAATTTTGTCGGCGGACTGACGCTCGCGCCGGAATACTTTGCATTGCTGATCGCGCTCGTCACTTACACCTCAGCCTTCATCGCCGAAATCGTGCGGAGCGGCATTCAGGCCGTTCCCCGAGGTCAATGGGATGCCGCGAACGCGCTCGGACTGCGGCGTATTTTTGTGCTTCAACGCATCGTGCTGCCGCAGGCGCTCCGTGTCATCATTCCGCCGATGACCAGCCAATATCTGAACCTGACCAAGAATTCCTCGCTTGCGGTTGCGGTCGCATACCAGGACGTGGTGTCGATTGCGAATACGACGCTGAACCAGACCGGGCAGGCGATCGAAGCCATCGCGCTCATCATGGCCGTGTTCCTCACCATCAGCCTCGGCATCAGCCTGCTCATGAACTGGTACAATGCGCGCATCGCGCTGGTGGAGCGGTGACGCCATGACGTCGATCACGGACGCCCCGCAGAATCCGCTTCGCTTCGACGCGCGATCCCGCCGGACTCCGGCCGGCCGCGCCATCCGGTGGCTGCGCGCGAATCTGTTCGCCTCGGTCACATCAAGCATCATCTCCGTGCTCCTGATCGCGCTGCTCGCCAAGGCATTCATCAGCCTCGTGCAGTGGGGCTACTGGAATGCGATCTGGATCGTTTCCGGCAACCAGACCGGCCCCTGCCGGTCGATCCGTGGGTTCGGCGCCTGCTGGGCCGTCATTCCCGAAAAATATCGCTTCATCCTGTTCGGCACTTACCCCTTCAATGAGCAGTGGCGGCCGGCGCTGGTGTGCCTCACCTTCATTGCGCTGTTCTGGGTGTCGAGCCGGCGCAATTGGTGGCGCAAGGAATTGGTGCTGGTGTGGGCGGCGGCGTTGGTCCTGATCGGCGTCTTGATGTGGGGCGGCGTCTTTGGGCTGTCCTACGTTCCACAGGATCGCTGGGGCGGGCTGCCGGTGACGCTGATCCTGGCGACGTTCGGGCTGGCGTTCGGTTTCCCGCTCGGGATCGTGGTGGCGCTGGGCCGCCACTCAAAATTGCCCGCGATCCGGTCGCTCTGCGTGCTCTATGTCGAGTTGATCCGCGGCGTTCCCCTGATCAGCCTGTTGTTCATGGCGAGCGTGATGTTTCCGCTGTTCCTGCCCGACGGCGTCAACATCGACAAACTGCTCCGGGCGCAGATCGCGTTCGTGCTGTACGCCGGCGCTTATCTTGCCGAAGTCATCCGCGGCGGCCTGCAGGCCATTCCGAGAGGACAGCACGACGCCGCCGATGCGCTCGGGCTCACCTACTGGAAGAAGAACGGCCTGATCATCCTGCCGCAGGCGATTCGCCATGTGATCCCGCCGCTGGTGAATACGTTCATCGCCTTCTTCAAGGACACCAGCCTGGTGCTGATCATCGGTATCTTCGACCTGCTGACGACGGCGAAGACCTCCATCATCGATCCCGCCTGGCAGCAGTTCAGCGTCGAAGTCTACGTGTTCGTCGGGCTGATCTATTTCGTGTTCTGCTTTGCGATGTCGCGCTACAGCCGGCAGTTGGAAGCGCAGTCCCGGCCGGG
This genomic window contains:
- a CDS encoding aspartate aminotransferase family protein, whose product is MAASKSRLLHRSLRETPPKAIGGDGVWLIAEDGRRILDASGGAAVSCLGHQHPRVLEAITRQASKLAFAHTGFFSSEPAEALAEALVGDEPGGLAYAYLVSGGSEAIEASIKLARQYFVETGQPQRQRFIARRQSYHGNTLGALAAGGNTWRREPYAPLLSAAFSHVTPAFAYHEKRDGESETDFVTRLAAELEAEFQRLGPDTVAAFIAEPVVGATAGCVPAPEGYFRAVREICNRHGALLILDEVMCGMGRTGTRHAWEQEGIAPDIQAIAKGLGGGYQPIGAMLASGRIVDTIREGSGAFQHGHTYLAHPLACAAALEVQRVIDDEHLLDRVKDLGHQLERRLTERFGNHRHVGDIRGRGLFQAIELVADRATRAPFDPALKLNQRIKAAAFEGGLACYPSGGTVNGRSGDHVLLAPPYIATSDDIDMIVDRLGHAVDSALKSVGH
- a CDS encoding MurR/RpiR family transcriptional regulator; amino-acid sequence: MAQPRPKSSPLNDLCSALPSLPMRLQQVGRFVAANDYDATTRSMRDLAAEAGADPAAFTRLAKALGYSGWDELRAALTEARRPAQSSPFSGRAKGGRKGPNAEISLVSDKLEAEAAGLARISAGSVANAAKALHAARRIWIAGFRSCRSVAELLNYQLRLFRPDAVHLVGGSGPEDLDLGAFHSGDAVVVIGFAPYSRASVLSARAAHDSGATLVAIADTITAPMAEGADHLLLYEAAASPGFFPSLTGAIAIAQSLAAVTFVLGGTGAKRRLEETEGRLAALSQYVAEKG
- a CDS encoding ABC transporter permease subunit, which gives rise to MRLRPNRQQVNGLVWQIVVVAIAVAIIGWLWSNALHNLSVRRISTGFAFLGREAGMPIADTWLAYSPRDPYVRAFIVGIVNTLRVAVIGIVLATVLGTLIGIARLSSNWLLSRLAAVYVEVLRDVPLLLQLLFWYVLMQGLPAARAAWKPIEGVFLSNRGLVLPAIPLEGANLWVIATAAAGLGALYLLRRQLVARQMADGIARPLWPYALALLVGLPALVSFGLGASWTITLPELRGFNFVGGLTLAPEYFALLIALVTYTSAFIAEIVRSGIQAVPRGQWDAANALGLRRIFVLQRIVLPQALRVIIPPMTSQYLNLTKNSSLAVAVAYQDVVSIANTTLNQTGQAIEAIALIMAVFLTISLGISLLMNWYNARIALVER
- a CDS encoding amino acid ABC transporter permease; this encodes MTSITDAPQNPLRFDARSRRTPAGRAIRWLRANLFASVTSSIISVLLIALLAKAFISLVQWGYWNAIWIVSGNQTGPCRSIRGFGACWAVIPEKYRFILFGTYPFNEQWRPALVCLTFIALFWVSSRRNWWRKELVLVWAAALVLIGVLMWGGVFGLSYVPQDRWGGLPVTLILATFGLAFGFPLGIVVALGRHSKLPAIRSLCVLYVELIRGVPLISLLFMASVMFPLFLPDGVNIDKLLRAQIAFVLYAGAYLAEVIRGGLQAIPRGQHDAADALGLTYWKKNGLIILPQAIRHVIPPLVNTFIAFFKDTSLVLIIGIFDLLTTAKTSIIDPAWQQFSVEVYVFVGLIYFVFCFAMSRYSRQLEAQSRPG